Below is a window of Haloterrigena alkaliphila DNA.
AGCCATCCGGTCGGCAGCCGCGGGGAGGCGCTTCCGATCCACGCGAGCGTCACGATGAGTCCGGCGGTCCCCTCGCCGATCCCGAACTCGACGATGAACACGTCCAGCAGGGGCGCGAAGACGATTCTGGCGAGGTTGACGAAGAAGACGAGTCCACAGAGGGAGGCGAAGAGTCGGGCGCGGGCCACGCTCGTGATTTCCGACAGGTGGTCTCAAACGTTTCGAAGCGAAACGTCCTGCGCCGTACGGTACCGCACCGCGCGTCGGCGACGCACTCGTCGTACCGGTCTCGGAGTCGTCGGTCGCCATCGACGGCGGCCTGCGCGACCGCGATGTCAGGCCCGAGCCGGTCGCTCGTCCTCGACGACGTAGTGACAGCCCGTCGACTCGGTGTTCTCGCTGGCCGCCCGTGCGATCAGCAGGGCGACGACGCTGGCGTTCCGGAGTTCGTAGAGGTCTCGAGCCGTCCGCGTGCGAACGTAGGCGTCGACCTCGCCCTTGAGCCGCCGGAGGACGGCGCTCGCGCGGGCGATTTCGTCCGGGTCGCGCTCGAGGCCCAGATACTCGTCCATCGTCCGCTTCAGCCGGGTAAACTTCTCGGCGGCGAAGCGCTCGGGCAGGTCCGGGTCGCTGTCGCGGAGTTCGGGTGCCTCGACGATTTCGGGTTCGGCCGCAGCGTCGACGGCGTCCGCACCCGCCCGCAAGCCCCAGACGAGGCCCTCGAGCAGGCTCGTACTCGCCAGCCGGTTCGCGCCGTGGACGCCGGTCCGGGCGCACTCGCCGGCGGCGTACAGTCGGTCGAGCGACGTTCGCCCGTTCTCGTCGACCGCGATCCCGCCACACAGGAAGTGCTCGCAGGGCGCGACGGGGATCTCGTCGCCCTCGATCCCGCGGTCGCGACACTTCTCGGCGATGGCGGGGTACTCCGCGGCGACCTCGCCCTCGAGCGTGCTCACGTCCAGCACGACCTCGCCGGTCTCCTCGCGCTCGGTCTCGACGGCGCGGGCGACGACGTCGCGGGGCGCGAGGTCGCCCTGCGGGTGGTACTCCTCCATGAACCGCTCGCCGTTTCCGTTTCGGAGGACGGCGCCCTCGCCGCGGAGCGCTTCCGACAGGAGGAACGGATCCTCGCCCGCGTACGCGGTGGGGTGGAACTGCACGTACTCGAGGTCCTCGACGTCGGCCCCCGCGAGCGCGGCCATGGCGATGCCGTCGCCGGTCGCGTCGTCGGGATTGGTCGAGCGGCCGTAGAGCGCGCCGATGCCGCCGGTCGCGAGGATCGTCGCGCCGGCGAAGACGGGGTGGCCCTCGGGAGCTTCGTCCGTTACTACACCGTGGACGCGTCCCTCGTGAGTAATGAGCTCGAGCGCGGCGGTATCCTGTCGCACCTCGATATTTGCGTGGTCGTCGATGTGGTTCAGGAACGGCCGGAGGATGTGCGTCCCCGT
It encodes the following:
- a CDS encoding L-aspartate oxidase — its product is MTDTTADADATADHETADVLVVGSGIAGCAAALSAAREGSDVLLLTKATKPDDASTDWAQGGISTTRGDPESLKRDILEASDGTADPDAIDVLVEDADDAVEDVLLDTLEIEFDETSEGEFDYTREAAHSNYRILHVDAATGTHILRPFLNHIDDHANIEVRQDTAALELITHEGRVHGVVTDEAPEGHPVFAGATILATGGIGALYGRSTNPDDATGDGIAMAALAGADVEDLEYVQFHPTAYAGEDPFLLSEALRGEGAVLRNGNGERFMEEYHPQGDLAPRDVVARAVETEREETGEVVLDVSTLEGEVAAEYPAIAEKCRDRGIEGDEIPVAPCEHFLCGGIAVDENGRTSLDRLYAAGECARTGVHGANRLASTSLLEGLVWGLRAGADAVDAAAEPEIVEAPELRDSDPDLPERFAAEKFTRLKRTMDEYLGLERDPDEIARASAVLRRLKGEVDAYVRTRTARDLYELRNASVVALLIARAASENTESTGCHYVVEDERPARA